A single Elephas maximus indicus isolate mEleMax1 chromosome 2, mEleMax1 primary haplotype, whole genome shotgun sequence DNA region contains:
- the C2H5orf47 gene encoding uncharacterized protein C5orf47 homolog, whose product MSAGRERELGLARFVYVTRFGSHQCGGVLQLGGRRARGRGCPGLGAGCSQEEPRAAEAGAPGGGELSSVAELPPGAGPWAPAAAAAASASPQQRASRAQSGSRPAARADLTQKNIAKKYDFPIPLNEASKIIKKKKKEVSVWNRVYKVISRMLEENEKYRLRLNSQRLSSKNSTYMR is encoded by the exons ATGTCGGCAGGACGAGAGCGGGAGCTGGGCCTGGCCCGCTTCGTCTATGTGACCCGCTTCGGCTCGCACCAGTGTGGCGGCGTCCTGCAGCTGGGCGGCCGCCGGGCGCGGGGCCGTGGGTGCCCCGGGCTCGGGGCCGGCTGCAGCCAGGAGGAGCCGCGGGCGGCGGAGGCGGGAGCCCCGGGCGGCGGGGAGCTGAGCTCCGTCGCGGAGCTGCCCCCTGGCGCGGGTCCCTGGGCTCCCGCGGCCGCCGCCGCGGCCTCAGCCTCTCCGCAGCAGAGGGCGTCGAGGGCGCAGAGCGGCTCCAGGCCGGCGGCGCGTGCAG ATTTAACCCAGAAGAATATAGCTAAAAAATATGATTTTCCCATACCTTTGAATGAAGCTtccaaaataataaagaagaaaaagaaagag GTTTCAGTATGGAATAGAGTATACAAAGTTATTTCTAGAATgcttgaagaaaatgaaaaatacagactcagactGAATTCTCAGCGATTATCTAGTAAAA ACTCAACTTACATGAGATGA